The genomic interval CGAAGCCGCGCCGCTCGGCATCCCGGGCGAGGTCCACGATGACGGGGTGCGGGCCGCCGATCGCCAGCCCGCGCGTGGCCGTCACGGGAGGCCGAGCGTCGAGCGCACAACGGCAGCGATCCGGTCAGCGACCGCTCGCGCGTCGTCCTCGGTGTCGGCCTCGACCATCACCCGGACCAGTGGTTCGGTCCCCGACGGACGCACCAGGACCCGCCCGTCGTCGCCGAGACGTTCCTCCTCGGACCGGACGGTCTCCCACACCGCGGCGGCGTCGGCCAGCCCGCTCCTGTCGGCGACGGCCACGTTCACCAGCACCTGCGGCAGGCGCTCCATGACGGTGGCCAGCTCGGCGAGCGACCGTCCTGACTGCCGCATCGCGCTGAGCAGCTTGACGGCGGTCAGGACGCCGTCACCGGTGGTGGCCTCGTCCAGCTGGATGATGTGCCCGCTCTGTTCGCCGCCGAGCACGGCATCGTGCCGGCGCATCGCCTCGAGCACGTACCGGTCGCCGACGCGGGTCTCGATCACGTCGATTCCGAGGCGCTGCATCGAGCGCTTGAACCCGAGGTTGGTCATCACCGTGGTGACGACCCGGTCGCCGCTCAGGCGCCCCGCCTTCTGCCGCGCTTGTGCGAGGATCGCGAGGATGATGTCGCCGTCGATCAGGTCGCCGTCGGCCGTCGCGGCGATCAACCGGTCAGCGTCGCCGTCGTGGGCAAACCCGACGTCGGCGCGGTGTTCGCGGACGGCTGCGGTGATCACGTCCGGATGTGTCGAGCCGACCCCCGCGTTGATGTTCGCCCCGTCGGGGGCGCAGTGGACGGCGGCGACGTCCGCCCCCAGCCGGCTGTAGACGAGCGGAGCGATCGTGCTGGCCGCACCGTTGGAGGC from Actinomycetota bacterium carries:
- the glmM gene encoding phosphoglucosamine mutase — encoded protein: MSELFGTDGIRGVANTELTPELALSVGRAVVTKLREDGVRRPAVLVGRDPRWSGELLEAALVAGIAAAGGDAITVGVVPTPGLAYLTERSDVAAGAMISASHNPVGDNGIKVFAGDGYKLADDDEDRIEQLMRRDDLPRPTGTAVGRIVDDRTRTTAYVEHLVQAAEEDLTGLRLVVDASNGAASTIAPLVYSRLGADVAAVHCAPDGANINAGVGSTHPDVITAAVREHRADVGFAHDGDADRLIAATADGDLIDGDIILAILAQARQKAGRLSGDRVVTTVMTNLGFKRSMQRLGIDVIETRVGDRYVLEAMRRHDAVLGGEQSGHIIQLDEATTGDGVLTAVKLLSAMRQSGRSLAELATVMERLPQVLVNVAVADRSGLADAAAVWETVRSEEERLGDDGRVLVRPSGTEPLVRVMVEADTEDDARAVADRIAAVVRSTLGLP